The region TTACAGAAGATGTTTCTAATAATACTTTTGCCAGGCTTTTGCAGAAAGTAAAAGAATGGAATATCGCTACCCAACTGGAAAGACAATACACAAAAGAAGAAATTATTACCATGTATTTTAATAAATACGATTTTGTGTATCAGGCCGTGGGAATTCGTTCAGCTTCAAAAATTTACTTCGGAAAAGAAGCGAAAAACCTAAATATAGAAGAATCTGCAGTTTTAGTAGCAATGCTAAAAAATGCCGCTTTATATAACCCGGTTCGCAGACCTGAATTAGTAAAACAAAGACGTAACCAGGTTTTTGTTCAAATGAATAAAAACGGTTATCTCTCTGAACAGGAAAAAGATTCTCTTCAAAAATTACCATTAAACCTTGATTTCTCTCCAGAAGGTCATGATGAGGGAATGGCGACATACTTCCGTGTGTATCTGCAAGGGTTTATGAGAGATTGGATAGGGAAAAATCCAAAACCAGATGGTAGTGAATACAGTCTTTACCGGGATGGATTAAAAATTTATACCAGCATAGATTCTAAAATGCAACAATATGCAGAAACTGCGGTAGAAAAGCATATTTCACATCTTCAGAAAGAATTTGACCGGCAAAATAAGAATAACAAAACTGCCCCGTTTCGGGATATAGACCAGGGACAGGTTGATGGTATTGTGAGAAGCGCTATGCGCCGATCTGTACGATGGAAAGAAATGGAAGCTCAGGGTAAACCTGAAGAAGATATTCTGGCTTCTTTCGATAAAGAAACTAAAATGCGTGTTTTTTCCTGGGATGGAATAAAGGATACCCTTATGACGCCTAAAGATTCTATTTTTTATTATAAAGGCTTTTTACAGGCCGGTTTAATGTCTATGACGCCTCAAACCGGGGAAGTAAGAGCCTGGGTTGGAGGAACCAATTTCAAGCATTTTAAATACGATCACGTAAAACAGGGAAAACGCCAGGTAGGTTCTACTTTTAAACCTTTTGTTTATGCTACGGCTATAGATCAATTAAAGCTTTCTCCTTGCGATGTAATGCCTAAAAATAGATTTACTATTGAAGCTGGTAAATACGGGAATGTTAAAGACTGGTCTCCCGCAAATGCTAACGGAGAATATGAAGGGATGATAAGTTTGAAAAACGCGCTTGCACAATCCATAAATACCGTAACAGCCAGGATAATAGATAAAACAGGCCCCGGACCGGTTTTAGATTTAGTAAAAAAATTGGGAGTAGATACCGAAAACTTTTCAAACGGACCTGCAATCGCTTTGGGTACCGAGGATATGAGCCTTTTCGAGATGGTTTCGGCATATAGCACTTTTGTAAATGAAGGGGTTTATGTAAAACCGGTAATTGTAAACCGAATAGAAGATAAAAATGGAACTGTACTTTATCAACACGTACCCCAAACCCGAGATGTGTTGAATAAAGAAGCGGCATATGTAACGGTAAATATTTTAGAAGGTGTAACACAATATGGCTCGGGGGTTCGTTTACGCGGAACTTACGCTAAAGAATTTGATCATTATAAACGCGGGGTAACCGGTTATCCTTACGATTTTAAAAATCCTATTGCCGGTAAAACCGGAACTACACAAAACCAAAGTGATGGCTGGTTTATGGGAATGGTTCCTAATCTTGTAACCGGCGTTTGGGTTGGTGCTGAAGATCGGGCGGTGCATTTTCCAAATTTAACTTACGGGCAGGGTGCTACTATGGCGCTGCCAATTTGGGGAATGTATATGAAAGATCTTTATGCCGATGAAGAACTGGATATTTCTCAGGATGCTTTTCCTAAACCTGATAATCTTTCAATTGAAATAAATTGTGACAACTATAATCAGGAAAGTGATTCTGAAAACAATAGTGTTCCAGACGAACTTGATTTTTAAGATTTAGCAAAAATCTTCTCTTATTTTTCAGAAAAATATAATCTACAGCGCTAAAAGCATTGTAGCAGCATTTTTATTTTCGTATTTTTCGGTAAAATTAAATACCGATGATTAGAAAAACTGTAGCAAATGTAGAAGATGCTTTGCAGGGCGTAGAAAATGGTATGACGTTTATGCTGGGTGGTTTTGGCCTTAGCGGGATTCCCGAAAATGCCATTTCAGAACTTGTGCGTCTTAATGTAAAGAACCTTACCTGCATTTCCAATAACGCCGGGGTAGACGACTTCGGCCTCGGACTTTTACTTCAAAAGAAACAAATAGATAAAATGGTTTCTTCCTATGTGGGAGAAAACGACGAGTTTGAGCGCCAAATGCTAAGCGAAGAGCTAGACGTAGAGCTTATTCCACAAGGAACATTAGCGGCGCGCTGCCAGGCTGCCCAACAGGGCTATCCGGCTATGTACACCCCTGCCGGTTACGGTACCGAAGTTTCTCAGTTTAAAGAAACCCGCGAATTTGATGGGAAAATGTATGTTTTGGAAAAAGCCTTTAAAGCCGATTTCGCTTTTATAAAAGCCTGGAAAGGCGATAAAGCCGGAAACCTTATTTTTAAAGGAACCGCTCGTAATTTTAATCCGTTAATGTGCGGTGCAGCAAAAATAACTGTTGTTGAGGTTGAAGAACTGGTAGAACCGGGAGAATTAGACCCAAATCAAATTCATATTCCGGGCATTTTTGTACAACGAATTTTTGAAGGAAAAAACTACGAAAAGCGAATTGAGAAAAGAACGGTAAGAAAAAAGTAATGTAATAATAGATGATTTGAAGATTTGAAAATGTGGTAGTTTGAGAATCATTCATTTTTCAATAGTGATTTTAGGATCTTTTCGAATCGGCTTTTTTGAAAAAATATAGATTTCCGCCTTCGCGGAAATGACAAAATTAGAATTATGTTAGACAAAGAAGGAATAGCAAAACGTATTGCCAAAGAGGTGAAAGATGGGTATTATGTGAATCTGGGAATTGGGATTCCTACCCTTGTAGCCAATTTTGTACGCGATGATATAGAAGTAGAGTTTCAGAGTGAAAACGGAATCCTGGGAATGGGACCTTTCCCATTTGAAGGAGAAGAGGACGCCGATCTTATTAATGCGGGAAAACAAACCATAACAGCACTTCCCGGTGCTAGTTTCTTTGATTCGGCAATGAGCTTCGGGATGATTCGCGGTCAGCACGTAGATCTTACAATTTTAGGTGCTATGGAAGTTGCCGAAAACGGAGATATTGCCAACTGGAAAATTCCGGGGAAAATGGTAAAGGGTATGGGCGGTGCTATGGATCTTGTAGCCAGTGCCGAAAATATTATCGTGGCGATGATGCATACCAACAAAGCGGGTGATTCTAAATTGCTTAAAAAATGTTCATTGCCTTTAACTGGCGTTGCCTGCGTTACAAAGATAGTGACTAACCTTGCGGTTATTGAAGTGACTAAAGATGGTTTTAAGCTGCTGGAAAGGGCTCCGGGAGTAAGTGTAGAAGAAATTCAAAAAGCTACAGAAGGAAAGTTGCTTGTAGAAGGCGATATTCCTGAGATGCAGATATAAAAAAATCCGGCAGTAATTTTAAAATCACTGCCGGAAAATATTCTATTTTAATTCATATTTAAGTTAGGGAAGTAGATTCGGCTTCAAGATTTACTAAGAAATCTATAGCTTCGCCCTGGGAAATAATTTTTCCGCGGGTATTGGCCTGGGAAAAATAATCATACCAGCCTACTTTCTTCAGGTTTTCTTCTAATGTTTCAACATTATCTAAAGATGGCATTTTCCAAACCGTAACATAGCGATACTGGCTGCGGTAGTGCGTATGTTCGTCATTTAAAGCCCAGCCAAGGTTTTCCACCCCATTATCCTTTAAACCGGTAATCCTACTCTGCATATTTTCCATGAGCTCCCGTCTTTTATCTTTAGACAGGTCTATCCATTTCCCGGTTACATTCCACATTTCAATATACAAATACATAACTATTGGTTTTATTGGTTATAATCTAAAGTTAGTAATAAAAAGATAGTTAAATCTTTAGGGAAGGTTAAAATACTTTTTAGATGATAAAACTCATATTTTGAAATATGTTTTAGACGCTTACCACTTCAGAAGCTTCTAACAATTTTTCCTGGCGAAGCTTTAAAATAACCTGCGCAATAGCAAGTACATCTTTTTCGCAGTAGTTTACAATACGGTTCAGGTCTTTATCTTTATAGAAAACATTTCTAACATCGCTGCCTGAAATATCATCTTTTGGGGACGGGATTTCTAAAACATTGGTTAGTAATTTAAGGGAAGTAAAATGCTTATAATCCCCAAATTTCCATAATTCTAAAGTGTCCAGGTGCGGTACTTCCCAGGGCTTTTTTCCAAATAGATTAAGTTTTAGAGGTAGTGGAAGATCGTGAATTAGCATTCTGCGTGCAATGAAGGGGAAATCGAATTCTTTACCATTGTGTGCACAAAGTAAATGCTGAGGTTTTGAAAAATGCTCTTTTAGTAATTCAGAAAACTGCTGAAGTAAAGTTCTTTCTTCATCTTTAAAGGTGGTAAGTCTAAAAGTTCTCTCAACGTTTTTAAAGTTGAAAAAACCTACCGAGATACAAACAATTTTACCAAATTCTGCCCATATTCCTGCACGATCATAGAACTGTTCTGCGGTAAATTCATCTTTGCGTTGGTATTGGGTTTTCTCTCCCCAGAGTGACTTTTTTTCTTGGGAGAGGTCATTGAAATTTTCAAATTCTGGCACGGTTTCAATATCGAGAAAAAGAATGTTCTCGAGCTTAATTGTTTGCAGCATCGTTTAGCATTTTATAAGTCTCATCAATATACTTATAGAAATCTGGAGCGTGCTCTTCGTTTTCTTCTTTTTTAATAAGGTTTTCCCCCAATCTTACAATAATCAAATCGTCTTCTGGAATCACAATTACATATTGACCGCGAATGCCCCGCATATAAAAAATATCTTTTTCTTTATAATCACTCAGCCAAAATCCGTAGCCATAATGCGGGCTATCTTCAAAACGCGGTTCGGTAGATCTGGCTACAAATTCTGAATCCAGGAGCTGATGCCCATTCCATTTTCCTTTGTTTTTGTAAAGTTTCCCGAATCTTGCAAAATCGCGAGCGTTGGAAGCAATACAGCAGTAAGCTTTTTCCATTCCGCTCTCTTCGCTGTCTAATTGCCAAAGCGCATCTTCTTGCATTCCCAGGGGTTTCCAGAAACTTTTGCTTAAATATTCTGAAAGATTTTCTCCGGTGGCTTCTTCTATTACCATACCTAATAAAATAGTGTTTCCGCTAAGGTATTTAAAGCTTTCTCCGGGAGTTGTGGTTACCTGCAAGCGCAAAACCAATTCCCGAATGTTCTCGTCGAAATAAGCTCTCGCAGTCAGTCCAAACGGATTGTAATAATTCTCGTTCCAGTTTAAACCTGAGGCCATAGAAGCTAGATCTCCTACTTTTAATTCTTCTTTAAACTGCGGAAAGAAATCGGCTACCGGCTGGTCTAAACTTGTAATATGGCCATCCTGAATTGCTTTTCCCAGCAATGCCGAGACGATACTTTTAGCCATAGAAAACGAATTGGTTTTAGAATTGGGGCCATATTCCTGGTGATATTCTTCAAACCAAATACTATCATTTTTTATGATTAAAAAAGCCGCAGTTTCCAGTTCTTCGTTTAATTCAGCAAGGTTTTGAGTTGGGGTTGCAGAGTTGTAATTAGAATGTTCTGGCCAGGTGTCAGCTTCAGTTCCTGCTTCGATAATTCGGTTTTCAAAGTTAGGGAAATCGTCTATATAGGCTGTTTTTTCTCCCTGGAAATAAGTGGCCTGCATTCCGCGGAAAATATAACCGAAATCGAAAATAATAAGGATAATAATAGCAATTAGAAGAACAAAAATTACGGTTCCGGAAATTTTTAAAAATCTAATCATAAAGCTGAAAGTTTAGAACATTGAGAGTTGCGAAGTATTATTTTCGTGATTTAAAAGCCACTGCTTTCTATATAAACCCCCGGCATATCCGGTTAAAGAACCATCGCTGCCAATTACACGATGACAGGGAATTACTACCCAAAGCGGATTTTTCCCATTCGCTGAAGCAACCGCCCGTATAGCTTTTTCATCGCCTAGTTTTCTGGAAAGTTCCAGGTAGCTACAGGTTTTTCCAAATGGAATTTCACTTAAAGCTTTCCAGACTTTTTGCTGAAAATCGGTGCCTTTAGGGTTTAGTTTTAAATTGAAGTTTTCCAGGTTTCCTTTAAAATAATCGTCTAATTGTTGTACCGCCGACTGAAGAAAATCGGGGATTTCTTTGGAAGAAGGCATTTCTTTATCCAAAATCTGAATGGCCGAAATCCCGACTTCGTCGCCACTAATTTTGGCTGTCCCGAGTGGAGTTTTCAGAAATATCTGATTTTGTTGACTCCTCGTTTTCTTCATTATCTTTTCTTTGAATTAACCCAAGTCTTTTTGCGCGTTTTTCCCAGTTCTGGCGGGCCAGCATTTGCATATCTTCAATACTGTCGCTTTCATCCATAATTTCAAGGCCGAGCAAAGTTTCTATAATGTCCTCCATAGTTACAATACCAACGGTATTCCCATATTCATCTACAATTATGGAAATATGCCCTCTTTTTTGTACAAAATTTTCAAAAAGTTCTGGGATTGGAGTATCTCCCGCACTCATAAAAATATCTCTTTTCAAAGCGCTTAAAGGCTGGTCGCCTTTATCGTCTATCATCTCTTCCAAAACATCGTCTTTTAAAATAAAACCTGATACATTATTGGTTTTATCTTTATAAACAGGAATTCTAGAAAATTTAAGGTTTTTATGGGTTCGGTGAAACTCTTCTATACTGGTATCTTCATCTTCAATAATAGCAACCGAATACGGCGTCATCACATCTTTTGCCTTAACCGATCTAAATACAAGAAGGTTTTTAATTACCGTGGTTTCACTTTCATCAAAAACACCTTCTTCTTCGGCAGCATCAGTAATTGCAGCGAATTCTTCCCTATTCATAGAAGAAACATGAGCCGATTTACCTATTAATTTGGTAGTAAGCATCATAAGCCAAAGTATACCGGTATACTTCAGCGGAAAAATCATTATTTTAAGGGTTTTTGCGGTAAAATTCCCAAGGGCTTGCCAGTATGTGGCGCCTATGGTTTTCGGAATAATTTCAGAAAGAACTAGAATAGCTACAGTCATAATGGCCGAAACTATACCCACAGCATTACCACCATCGCCATAAATTTTCTCGGCTTGTACTCCTACTAAAATAGCACCAACAGTATGCGCTATGGTATTTACGGTTAAAATTGCTATTAACGGCTTGTCTATATCCTGTTTAAAATTAGCAAGGGTCTTTGCATACGCTTTACCTTCCTTGTTTTTTATTTTAATATAAGAAGGGGTTACGCTCAATAAAGCTGCCTCCAAAATAGAACACATAAAAGAAAAGAAAATGGAAAGAACAGCAAATAAAATTAGTATTCCCATATTGGTTTTTAGGCTTGTTTGAAATACTAATTTAAAGATAATTCTAACAATGCGTCGCAAAGAAATGGTAAAACCTAAAAAAATAACCCCACCCGATTAAGGGCAGGGCAGTAAAATAGAAAGTAATAAAAATTAAGCAGAAAGTTTTTCGCTAATTATCCGGTTCCATTTTTGGGCCACAATTAGCCTTTCTGAAGCATTATTGCTGGCGTTATCATCTTCGTCATAGAAAATAATTTCGGTAAGTTTTTTATTGTTCCTGTTTTCAGAAAGATCCAGGCTAATTCTTTTTATAAGCTCGGGTTTATCTGGAAAAGGCTGTGAACTTACTTTAGTATTTTTTATAAAACTAAGGTCCAATACCTGGTGTTGCATATTGTTGGTAGGCTCTATAACCAACAATTTTTTTGCTTTACTGTCTAATCCCAATAATAAAGTGGCCGAGATCTCAACGGTATCGGTGGTTAAATTGTTTTTAATACTTAGTTCTTTAAGGTTTCTAAGCCTGCTTTTTTCTTTGGTGTTTTGTTGCCAGATTAAGAATAATATTGGCAGCACAAACACAGCTAAAAGCCCAAGGCCTATTAGCGTAGATGCGGTATCCATTTTTTAAATTATTTAGATAAAATTATAGTTGTTTGCTTTTTTTAAAAGCTTTGTAAGTATGAAAAACCTTATAGTTTTTCCTTAAAAAACACTATTTCACCAGAAAAAATGGAAAGGATAAATATGTTGAAGTATTAATTGTCGCTGATCTAAATAGCTGAAAAATGAATTTTTATCAGTCGGAATCAGGAATTCTCTTTTTGAAGAATACGCAGAAGCTAAATAACCCGAAAAACCGCCGAAATTTTCTTCTGAAGCAATATGTTCAGCAGAAATAATTTCAGAAAATAGTACCGCTTGCTGATTTTGCTCAGCCTGCAGATAATCATAGTTTCTGGAGTCGAGATTATGAGCAGGAAAACCAGAAAAAGCGAAGCCCTGCCCTGAAAAGGACATAAACAATATGGCAAAAAGCGCATATAAAGCTTTGAAATTTTTCTGGTTTTTCATCGTGTAAATGTATATAAAAACCTAATTGGTTATCGCTAAATTTTAGTTATAAAATTAGGAAATCAATTTAACCGCATCTTTAGCAAAATAACTGGCAATCATAGAAGCCCCGGCTCGTTTTATAGCGGTTAGTTGTTCTAAAACTACCGCATCATGATCTAACCAGCCTT is a window of Salegentibacter salegens DNA encoding:
- a CDS encoding penicillin-binding protein 1A, which codes for MAATKKKQQKPKTSKRSYIVGFWTIFGIGLLAVVLIFLLAGWGAFGKMPDFEELENPETNLATEIFSSDGETLGKYYSENRTPIKYDDLPDHLIEALVATEDERFYKHAGIDAKGTLRAAFYLGTRGGASTITQQLSKLLFTEDVSNNTFARLLQKVKEWNIATQLERQYTKEEIITMYFNKYDFVYQAVGIRSASKIYFGKEAKNLNIEESAVLVAMLKNAALYNPVRRPELVKQRRNQVFVQMNKNGYLSEQEKDSLQKLPLNLDFSPEGHDEGMATYFRVYLQGFMRDWIGKNPKPDGSEYSLYRDGLKIYTSIDSKMQQYAETAVEKHISHLQKEFDRQNKNNKTAPFRDIDQGQVDGIVRSAMRRSVRWKEMEAQGKPEEDILASFDKETKMRVFSWDGIKDTLMTPKDSIFYYKGFLQAGLMSMTPQTGEVRAWVGGTNFKHFKYDHVKQGKRQVGSTFKPFVYATAIDQLKLSPCDVMPKNRFTIEAGKYGNVKDWSPANANGEYEGMISLKNALAQSINTVTARIIDKTGPGPVLDLVKKLGVDTENFSNGPAIALGTEDMSLFEMVSAYSTFVNEGVYVKPVIVNRIEDKNGTVLYQHVPQTRDVLNKEAAYVTVNILEGVTQYGSGVRLRGTYAKEFDHYKRGVTGYPYDFKNPIAGKTGTTQNQSDGWFMGMVPNLVTGVWVGAEDRAVHFPNLTYGQGATMALPIWGMYMKDLYADEELDISQDAFPKPDNLSIEINCDNYNQESDSENNSVPDELDF
- a CDS encoding CoA transferase subunit A; this translates as MIRKTVANVEDALQGVENGMTFMLGGFGLSGIPENAISELVRLNVKNLTCISNNAGVDDFGLGLLLQKKQIDKMVSSYVGENDEFERQMLSEELDVELIPQGTLAARCQAAQQGYPAMYTPAGYGTEVSQFKETREFDGKMYVLEKAFKADFAFIKAWKGDKAGNLIFKGTARNFNPLMCGAAKITVVEVEELVEPGELDPNQIHIPGIFVQRIFEGKNYEKRIEKRTVRKK
- a CDS encoding CoA transferase subunit B, producing MLDKEGIAKRIAKEVKDGYYVNLGIGIPTLVANFVRDDIEVEFQSENGILGMGPFPFEGEEDADLINAGKQTITALPGASFFDSAMSFGMIRGQHVDLTILGAMEVAENGDIANWKIPGKMVKGMGGAMDLVASAENIIVAMMHTNKAGDSKLLKKCSLPLTGVACVTKIVTNLAVIEVTKDGFKLLERAPGVSVEEIQKATEGKLLVEGDIPEMQI
- a CDS encoding DUF6616 family protein, producing MYLYIEMWNVTGKWIDLSKDKRRELMENMQSRITGLKDNGVENLGWALNDEHTHYRSQYRYVTVWKMPSLDNVETLEENLKKVGWYDYFSQANTRGKIISQGEAIDFLVNLEAESTSLT
- a CDS encoding 3'-5' exonuclease, producing MLQTIKLENILFLDIETVPEFENFNDLSQEKKSLWGEKTQYQRKDEFTAEQFYDRAGIWAEFGKIVCISVGFFNFKNVERTFRLTTFKDEERTLLQQFSELLKEHFSKPQHLLCAHNGKEFDFPFIARRMLIHDLPLPLKLNLFGKKPWEVPHLDTLELWKFGDYKHFTSLKLLTNVLEIPSPKDDISGSDVRNVFYKDKDLNRIVNYCEKDVLAIAQVILKLRQEKLLEASEVVSV
- a CDS encoding serine hydrolase domain-containing protein — protein: MIRFLKISGTVIFVLLIAIIILIIFDFGYIFRGMQATYFQGEKTAYIDDFPNFENRIIEAGTEADTWPEHSNYNSATPTQNLAELNEELETAAFLIIKNDSIWFEEYHQEYGPNSKTNSFSMAKSIVSALLGKAIQDGHITSLDQPVADFFPQFKEELKVGDLASMASGLNWNENYYNPFGLTARAYFDENIRELVLRLQVTTTPGESFKYLSGNTILLGMVIEEATGENLSEYLSKSFWKPLGMQEDALWQLDSEESGMEKAYCCIASNARDFARFGKLYKNKGKWNGHQLLDSEFVARSTEPRFEDSPHYGYGFWLSDYKEKDIFYMRGIRGQYVIVIPEDDLIIVRLGENLIKKEENEEHAPDFYKYIDETYKMLNDAANN
- a CDS encoding methylated-DNA--[protein]-cysteine S-methyltransferase; amino-acid sequence: MKKTRSQQNQIFLKTPLGTAKISGDEVGISAIQILDKEMPSSKEIPDFLQSAVQQLDDYFKGNLENFNLKLNPKGTDFQQKVWKALSEIPFGKTCSYLELSRKLGDEKAIRAVASANGKNPLWVVIPCHRVIGSDGSLTGYAGGLYRKQWLLNHENNTSQLSMF
- a CDS encoding CNNM domain-containing protein, with protein sequence MGILILFAVLSIFFSFMCSILEAALLSVTPSYIKIKNKEGKAYAKTLANFKQDIDKPLIAILTVNTIAHTVGAILVGVQAEKIYGDGGNAVGIVSAIMTVAILVLSEIIPKTIGATYWQALGNFTAKTLKIMIFPLKYTGILWLMMLTTKLIGKSAHVSSMNREEFAAITDAAEEEGVFDESETTVIKNLLVFRSVKAKDVMTPYSVAIIEDEDTSIEEFHRTHKNLKFSRIPVYKDKTNNVSGFILKDDVLEEMIDDKGDQPLSALKRDIFMSAGDTPIPELFENFVQKRGHISIIVDEYGNTVGIVTMEDIIETLLGLEIMDESDSIEDMQMLARQNWEKRAKRLGLIQRKDNEENEESTKSDISENSTRDSQN